One genomic region from Sphingomonas paeninsulae encodes:
- a CDS encoding AbrB/MazE/SpoVT family DNA-binding domain-containing protein: MGEEYLGKTFKSGNSVALRLPKGLGIPEGTEVRLVKEAPMSFRVEPAVAPKRKIDVSGFAGKVPWLKPLPRELREFEERPSTIAAREAAAHEAAAKT, encoded by the coding sequence ATGGGCGAAGAATATCTGGGCAAGACGTTCAAGTCGGGCAATTCGGTCGCGCTGCGCCTGCCCAAAGGGCTTGGCATTCCAGAAGGAACCGAGGTTCGTCTGGTGAAGGAAGCGCCTATGTCGTTCAGGGTTGAACCGGCTGTTGCTCCGAAGCGCAAGATCGACGTCAGCGGGTTTGCGGGGAAGGTTCCCTGGCTGAAACCGCTGCCGCGCGAGTTGCGTGAATTCGAAGAGCGGCCAAGCACAATCGCTGCGCGCGAAGCGGCTGCGCATGAGGCGGCGGCCAAGACGTGA
- the trmD gene encoding tRNA (guanosine(37)-N1)-methyltransferase TrmD, which produces MTFAAQILTLYPEMFPGPLGTSLAGRALAEDKWSCTPIQIRDFATDKHRSVDDTPAGGGAGMVLRADVLAAAVDHARAAHPDAPVLAMTPRGAPLTQARVRVLASGPGVTILCGRFEGFDERLFEARDIEQVSIGDFILSGGEIGAMVLLDACIRLLPGVMGAASSGDDESFETGLLEYPQYTRPAIWEERMIPQVLRSGDHAAILAWRKSMSETDTRSRRPDLWERHLDARVQSPSGAHEKKKGPRA; this is translated from the coding sequence GTGACTTTTGCCGCTCAGATTCTAACGCTCTATCCTGAGATGTTTCCGGGTCCGCTTGGCACGTCGCTGGCCGGTCGTGCGCTGGCGGAGGATAAATGGTCCTGTACACCCATCCAGATCCGTGACTTCGCGACCGACAAGCATCGTTCGGTGGACGATACTCCGGCGGGTGGCGGGGCGGGGATGGTCTTGCGGGCGGATGTGCTGGCTGCTGCCGTTGATCATGCCCGTGCGGCCCATCCCGACGCTCCTGTGCTGGCAATGACGCCTCGCGGCGCTCCGCTCACCCAGGCGCGCGTCAGGGTGCTTGCAAGCGGTCCCGGTGTGACGATCCTGTGTGGCCGGTTCGAAGGTTTTGATGAGCGTTTGTTCGAAGCTCGTGACATCGAACAGGTTTCTATCGGCGACTTCATTTTGTCCGGTGGCGAGATCGGCGCGATGGTGCTGCTCGATGCTTGCATCCGGCTGCTTCCCGGCGTAATGGGCGCGGCTTCCAGTGGGGATGATGAGAGCTTCGAAACGGGGCTTTTGGAATACCCGCAATATACCCGCCCTGCGATATGGGAGGAACGGATGATCCCGCAAGTGTTGCGATCGGGGGATCATGCGGCGATTTTGGCGTGGCGAAAGTCGATGTCCGAAACCGATACACGGTCACGGCGGCCGGATCTTTGGGAGCGTCATCTTGACGCTCGGGTCCAGTCGCCCTCTGGCGCGCACGAAAAGAAGAAGGGACCGAGGGCATGA
- a CDS encoding type II toxin-antitoxin system VapC family toxin produces MIRYLIDADSSIFAMIDAESPVTQRIAQCEVGDIAISTISFAEIALGSQIGKPPPSDVLEAFVSVIPILEFNEAAAREYARLPFKRARFDCLLAAHALSIGAVVVTNNEADFADVPGLKVENWTT; encoded by the coding sequence GTGATCCGCTACCTGATTGATGCTGACAGTTCGATCTTTGCGATGATTGATGCTGAATCGCCAGTCACGCAGCGGATTGCTCAGTGCGAGGTAGGGGATATTGCGATCTCCACAATCAGCTTTGCGGAGATCGCGCTTGGTTCGCAGATCGGCAAGCCACCGCCATCTGATGTGTTAGAAGCTTTTGTGAGCGTCATCCCGATCTTGGAATTCAACGAAGCCGCAGCACGCGAATATGCGCGGTTGCCGTTTAAGCGCGCCCGGTTCGATTGCCTACTTGCCGCTCATGCGCTGAGTATCGGAGCAGTTGTCGTTACCAACAATGAAGCCGACTTTGCGGATGTTCCGGGGTTGAAGGTAGAGAACTGGACGACGTGA
- the ffh gene encoding signal recognition particle protein, translated as MFDSLSDRLGGVFAALRGRGALNEADVRAAMREVRIALLEADVALPVVRSFVDSVTEKAVGQNVLRSITPGQQVVKIVNDALVDMLGSDTADLELDVTPPAIIMMVGLQGSGKTTTTAKIAKRLTEKDRKKVLMASLDVNRPAAQEQLAVLGSQINVATLPVVAGQQPVEIARRALNAARLQGYDVLMLDTAGRLHVDQALMDEMRAVSDVSSPAETLLVVDALTGQDAVNVAKSFTDQVSLTGVILTRMDGDARGGAALSMRAVTGKPIKFVGTGEKLDGLELFHPSRVAGRILGMGDVVSLVERAAESIQVEDAEAMAAKMAKGQFDLNDLRQQLAQMQKMGGLGALAGMIPGMKKAQAAMASGAVSDKMLIHMDAMIGSMTAKERAKPELLQAKRKIRIAKGSGTTVQDVNKLLKMHQEMATAMKKLKKMGGMKALMGMMGGGAGGGLGGLAGMLGGGGGMPPVFPANSFQFHELT; from the coding sequence ATGTTTGATTCACTGAGCGATCGTCTGGGCGGTGTCTTTGCCGCGTTGCGTGGTCGCGGTGCGTTGAACGAAGCCGATGTTCGCGCCGCCATGCGTGAAGTGCGGATCGCGCTGCTCGAAGCAGATGTCGCGTTGCCGGTTGTCCGCTCGTTCGTCGATAGCGTCACTGAAAAGGCGGTGGGCCAGAACGTCCTGCGCTCGATCACGCCGGGTCAGCAGGTCGTAAAGATCGTCAATGATGCGCTGGTCGACATGCTTGGCAGCGATACGGCGGACCTCGAACTGGACGTAACGCCGCCCGCGATCATCATGATGGTCGGTCTTCAGGGGTCGGGAAAAACGACCACAACGGCCAAAATAGCCAAAAGACTGACCGAAAAAGACCGTAAAAAGGTCTTAATGGCGTCGCTGGACGTCAATCGCCCTGCTGCACAGGAGCAATTGGCGGTTCTGGGGTCGCAGATCAATGTTGCGACTTTGCCGGTCGTGGCGGGTCAGCAGCCAGTCGAGATCGCCCGTCGCGCGCTGAATGCCGCCAGATTGCAGGGCTATGATGTCCTGATGCTCGACACCGCAGGCCGCCTGCATGTCGATCAGGCGTTGATGGACGAAATGCGCGCGGTTTCGGATGTGTCGTCGCCAGCAGAGACTTTGCTGGTCGTCGATGCGCTGACCGGACAGGATGCGGTTAACGTCGCGAAAAGCTTTACCGATCAGGTGTCGCTGACCGGCGTTATCCTGACGCGTATGGATGGCGATGCGCGTGGCGGTGCTGCGCTGTCGATGCGTGCTGTCACCGGCAAGCCGATCAAGTTCGTCGGTACGGGCGAAAAACTCGACGGGCTGGAACTGTTCCACCCAAGCCGGGTTGCAGGGCGCATCCTCGGTATGGGCGACGTCGTCTCGCTGGTCGAGCGCGCTGCTGAGAGTATTCAGGTCGAAGATGCCGAGGCGATGGCCGCCAAGATGGCCAAGGGGCAGTTCGATCTGAACGACCTTCGTCAGCAGCTAGCGCAGATGCAGAAAATGGGCGGTCTTGGTGCATTGGCGGGCATGATCCCCGGCATGAAAAAGGCGCAGGCGGCAATGGCGTCCGGTGCGGTCAGCGATAAAATGCTGATCCATATGGACGCGATGATCGGGTCGATGACGGCGAAGGAGCGCGCCAAGCCCGAGCTGCTACAGGCCAAGCGCAAGATTCGGATCGCCAAGGGGTCGGGGACGACGGTGCAGGACGTCAACAAGCTGTTGAAAATGCATCAGGAAATGGCGACCGCCATGAAAAAGCTCAAGAAGATGGGCGGCATGAAGGCGCTCATGGGCATGATGGGCGGCGGTGCTGGCGGTGGCCTTGGCGGGCTTGCCGGAATGTTGGGCGGCGGTGGCGGAATGCCCCCGGTTTTCCCCGCAAATAGTTTTCAGTTTCACGAATTAACGTAA